The Bradyrhizobium sp. B097 genome contains the following window.
ACCTCATGGCCAAGACCAATGTCCGCAGCATGTCCGAGTTGATGCGGATCGCCATCACTGCGGGGCTCTAGCAGCATTGCAAGCGGCACGATATGGCCTATTCAAGGTATGTGGATGAGGCGATGAACGATGGTTTCGGGAGCAACGCTCCGCACCGGGGTGATGTTGTTGGTGGCGGCCGCTTGGACGAATTCGTCCATGGATGATCCCCAATCGCGGGGACGTGAGACATCATGGGCACATCGTGGCGGAGCCTTCCGCACGAGGTGGAACCAGCAAACCGGCATTGATCAAGATCAAGACGGGCGCCCGGTGCGGCAGATCCGCGCGCACGGCCGTCGCGCTGACGCCTATCTGCCCGATCTGCGCGACGACGTCGTCGAGCGCATCGATACCGATGGCAGCAAGAGCGGCCCTCAGGAGCACCTACTCGAAGCGATGGGCGCGTTCGAGCGCAGGACTGCTCTCATCAATTCCGGGAAGCGCCGATCTCGGACGCCAGGGCTGATATACCTAATGGTGAGGACATCATGATCCGAAACGATGCCGACCCGACTGCTTTTTGTCGTCTATCGCCGCCGGCGAGCCGCGCTGATTGAATTTCCAGCAGCAGTTCGAGAAGTTCGAGCACTGGCGCATCCCGCTTGACCGCGGCGAACGAGCCGTTCGTCACCTCGGTTGCTGGCTTGTCGTTCCTCGCGTTCAGCAAACACCTGTTTGCCACCAGATGAATGTCGACCGGCGATGGCGAGGAATGGACGGCATCCAGGATTTCTTCGCGGCCCCGATCGCCGCACTGATATCTGCGACGGAATGGTTATACCGAATCCTGCAGTACTACGGCTGGCATTACCGATGCAACACATGTCATGCTGGTTCCTCGCCGCTTGACTTGGCATCGCACCGTCACGCAAACTCCTCCGTGGCCGGTTTGATCGTACTCAAACAAGATCAACGACGGCATTTGAAGCAGATCAATTGCCCAGCCCAGATTTGTGCTCCGGTGGGCACCAGGCCTTGATGCCCGGAGAACGGCAATGTTTGGGACCATATTGGTCCATCTTCCCACGGAGCTTCCGGTCCGGGCTACGGTGAACGGTGCGATTTCCTTCGCACTGAGCACGGGCGCGCATCTTGACGTGGTGGCGATCGGCTATGAGAGGACCATTCTTCCGCTCGTTGGGCTCAGCGGGACGGCAGTCACCTCGGTCTTCGAAGTCGAGCAGGCGCGCGCGTTCGAGCGAGCCGAAGCGGTACTTCATGTCTTTGATCTGCAAGCAAGGAACGCAGGTATTTCCTACACGAGCCGCGCGCTGAGTGCGGTTCCAGCCGAGGCGCGCCGGATCATCTGCGCGAGCGCGCGGGTCCACGACATGACCATCGTCACACAGCCTCAGAGCGGCTATGATAGCTATGATAACCTTATTCCCAGGAAGATCCTTTTCCAGGCCGGCGGGCCCGTCCTGTATCTGCCACACACCTTCCACGGGGCTTTTTCGACCAGGCGAATCGGGATTTGTTGGGACGGCAGCCGCGGTGCGGCCCGTGCATTGCACGACGCGATGCCGCTGCTGCGCAAAGCCGACGCGCTCACCATCATCGCGATCACCGCTCCCGACAGGATGCGGGCGGAAAGTTCCACCGACCCTTTGGGACAGTACCTTGCAAGGTCAGCGCTTCCTGCAAAGGTCGCGGCGCTCCCAGCATCCCGGTCCACGCAGCGCGCCCTCCTGTCGCTTGCGGCGGAGGAAAGCCTCAACCTGCTGGTGATGGGTGGATACGGCCACTGTCGGCTGCAGGAAAGGTTGCTCGGCCGCGTCTCGGGGGACATGCTTCGTGCAATCACCATCCCGGTCCTGATGTCGCATTGAGAGCAAGAATTGTACGGACGACATGCCGCCAGATACTAGATGCAGTCTGAACGCGGTCGCGATCGGCGCATTGGCGACGCCAGCGGCCCCGATCAGCAACAGGACCACCGCCTCGCGGAACAGTCTCTTTACCGGCCATCCGACGATGCCCGAGCTCAGCTTCAGGCCAGGTCAGGTCACGATTTCCTTCGGTTTCCGAAATCCTGGAGCGCAAGGCCGGCTGTTGAGCCAGGTCAACATGTCACGCAAGCCGAGCTCTATGATCCACTCTCCCAATCAGGATCCCACAAGCGCCGATCAGATCATGACAAAGCATGTCGTCCGAATCGCCCCGCGCAAATCGATCCGGGATGCCGCAATGTCTGCTGCCACCAGCATGCAGCCTCCGATCCGAAGCGGCCTAGCTGGTTTTAAGCGTGTTTGAGCAAACAAGGGGCCGTGCCCGCACTCATTCAAGACGCCTCCTCACAGAACTTACGTGTAAATACTTAGTGGTTTTTACTTAGGGGAAACATCCAAATATCCCAGTTCGTTACGAGTGGCCAATCTGCGTACCATCGACGTTCGCAGGATTGAGTTCGCCATGTGCGCCCAGGCCGCCAGTTTTCACGAGATCAGCCGTCATCCGACTAACGTCATGCGTGGGAAAGCGGGTAGCCACGGACCGTTTGGTATGGTTGCCACACCGATGCGCTTCACTCGCAATAGCGAGATCTACGGCGAGAACGAGGCAGCGGAATACCTATATCAGGTGGTGTCGGGTGCGGTACGGACCTACAAGATTCTGCACGATGGACGTCGTCAGATCGGTGCGTTCTACCTGCCCGGTGACATCTTCGGCTTCGAGGCCGGAGAAGGCCATATCTCTTCGGCCGAGGCGATCGGTGAGACGCACCTGCTGATGGTGAAGCGCACCGCCCTCATTGTTCGCGCCAGTCACGAGAGGGAACTCACACGACAGCTGTGGGAGGCGATGGCGCTCGAGCTCCACCGCTTTCAGGAACATCTGATGCTCTTAATCAGCAGCGCTGAAGAGCGGGTCGTGACTTTCCTGCTCGATATGTCTCGTCGCGCTACGAACAACGCTGCCATCGAACTCCCGATGTCACGGCGGGATGTTGCCGATTACCTTGGTTTGACGATCGAAACGGTGTCGCGCACCTTTAAACAGCTTGAGCAGAATGGCGTGATCGCCCTGCCGGCCTCGCGCCGAGTCGAGTTGCGTCACGACAGGTTGCCCAGCCGTTTTTTGCAGAACCTGGGTTAAATTGGGTTTGCGCCAGTGCAAGCACCGCGGTGAAATACGCTACTTCTGTACGCCGAACAGCGCGGACAGATTGCTGCGAGTGAAAGACACCAAAACTCGGCGATCTAGCACGAATGGAAGAATCGCATCTAGAATTCGATTGTTCCTCCATGGAGCACCGCAATGATCATCGATTCTTTGCTTCGAGAGCATCGCAACATTGATCTGCTTCTGGTCGCCCTCCAACATGAGATGGAGATCTTTGAGCACGGGACCCGCCCTGACTACGAGGTCATTCGCGCGATCATCAGCTACTTCGAGGTTTACCCGGAGGTGTACCATCATCCCCAGGAAGACTTGATTTTTTCCAAGCTGAAGACTCGCGACCCGGACGCGGCCGCAATCGTCGGCGATCTCGCGCATGAACACCAGGAAGTCGTTGACCGTTTGCACCGCTTTGCTCACGCTATTGATGGCGTCCTCGCGGATCGTGAAATCTTTCGGCAAGACGTCGGCAACATTGTACGCGACTTTATAGTACGCGAGCGGCACCACATGATGTGGGAAGAACGAGATTTCTTCCCCGCCGCCCTTAAGGCTCTATCGGCTCAGGATTGGACCGAAATCGCTTCCGCCGTCACCGATCATGGGGATCCGCTCTTCAGTGAGACAGCGGAAGCGACTTCCGATGCGCTAAGAGCGCACATTCTAGAATTGGAGCAAGAAGTTGAAGCCGAACGGAGCGCGGTCGCATTATTGTCCACAATGGCCGGCAACCCGCTAAATGGCGCCGAGACGGATGGTCCGTATTGATCGCCGGCGTTCCATGAGAAGAAACCGCTTATGCTCATCTTGTTGAAATGAAGGTGGCGATGCTCGCCGGCGCACGCTGCCTGCACGGCTTCTGCGCTCGATGATCGCCTCCTTCAGCCACCGGTCGCACACGACATAGAACCTCTCCACAGCTCCGGGGCCGGCAGGTTCTATAATGTGACCGTCCGCACGGCAGTTGGCAGTATGGCTTGGCCTACGCCGCATTGATATCGCGCGAAACCGGCGCCTCGCAAGTCCGCCGACCGATAGGGACGGACAATTGCGGCCGCGCGGAGCCCGGCGCGTGACCGCTTCACCGCGATCCAAAGTGCGATGTATACGCCGCGGGCATGCTCTACCAGTTTCGGTTTCAGGGCCGCCATGACCATCAGCAACCAGGGTATTTTGAGCCAGCGCAAAGCTTATGTGCCGCGTGTCCGGTAATCGGCCTAGCGAGGAAGAAAGGCATCCGAATGCGACCGGACTTGGCACAATCCTACGGGCGGCACCGGCTGCCGCGCTACACCAGCTATCCGACGGCCCCGCATTTCTCAGCGTCAGTTTGCGAATCCGACTACCAAATGTGGCTCAGGTCGTTGGGCGCCCGGCAATCCGCCTCAATCTACGTGCACGTGCCATTTTGTCGAAACATGTGCTGGTGTTGTGGCTGCCACACATCTATCACGAAACGCCACGAGCCGATCGCGATCTATGTAGCGGGACTGCGTACTGAAGCCTACCTTGTCGCAGAAATTATCGGTCAACGACAGCCGATCTCTCATATCCACTTCGGGGGCGGCACCCCGACGATCATGGCACCCGAAACGTTCGCGGATCTGGTCGGTTCGTTGCGCCATTGGTTTGCTGTCCTGCCTGATGCCGAGATCGCCGTAGAGATCGATCCACGCATGTTGAGCGAGCCGATGGCCGAGGCGCTAGGCTATTGCGGGGTTAATCGGGCGAGCCTTGGTGTCCAGAGCTTCGATCCAGTTGTTCAGCGGGCCATCAATCGTGTGCAGAGCTTCGCACAGACCGCGACTTCGGTCGATCGGTTGCGCCGCTCCGGCGTCGGCCGGATCAATTTCGACCTGCTCTATGGCCTGCCCCAGCAGACGGTCTCTTCGTGCCTGGACACCGTCGCCAAATGCCTCGAGCTGCATCCGGACCGGTTTTCGGCCTATGGCTA
Protein-coding sequences here:
- a CDS encoding hemerythrin domain-containing protein, with product MIIDSLLREHRNIDLLLVALQHEMEIFEHGTRPDYEVIRAIISYFEVYPEVYHHPQEDLIFSKLKTRDPDAAAIVGDLAHEHQEVVDRLHRFAHAIDGVLADREIFRQDVGNIVRDFIVRERHHMMWEERDFFPAALKALSAQDWTEIASAVTDHGDPLFSETAEATSDALRAHILELEQEVEAERSAVALLSTMAGNPLNGAETDGPY
- a CDS encoding universal stress protein, translated to MFGTILVHLPTELPVRATVNGAISFALSTGAHLDVVAIGYERTILPLVGLSGTAVTSVFEVEQARAFERAEAVLHVFDLQARNAGISYTSRALSAVPAEARRIICASARVHDMTIVTQPQSGYDSYDNLIPRKILFQAGGPVLYLPHTFHGAFSTRRIGICWDGSRGAARALHDAMPLLRKADALTIIAITAPDRMRAESSTDPLGQYLARSALPAKVAALPASRSTQRALLSLAAEESLNLLVMGGYGHCRLQERLLGRVSGDMLRAITIPVLMSH
- a CDS encoding helix-turn-helix domain-containing protein; this translates as MANLRTIDVRRIEFAMCAQAASFHEISRHPTNVMRGKAGSHGPFGMVATPMRFTRNSEIYGENEAAEYLYQVVSGAVRTYKILHDGRRQIGAFYLPGDIFGFEAGEGHISSAEAIGETHLLMVKRTALIVRASHERELTRQLWEAMALELHRFQEHLMLLISSAEERVVTFLLDMSRRATNNAAIELPMSRRDVADYLGLTIETVSRTFKQLEQNGVIALPASRRVELRHDRLPSRFLQNLG
- the hemN gene encoding oxygen-independent coproporphyrinogen III oxidase, whose amino-acid sequence is MRPDLAQSYGRHRLPRYTSYPTAPHFSASVCESDYQMWLRSLGARQSASIYVHVPFCRNMCWCCGCHTSITKRHEPIAIYVAGLRTEAYLVAEIIGQRQPISHIHFGGGTPTIMAPETFADLVGSLRHWFAVLPDAEIAVEIDPRMLSEPMAEALGYCGVNRASLGVQSFDPVVQRAINRVQSFAQTATSVDRLRRSGVGRINFDLLYGLPQQTVSSCLDTVAKCLELHPDRFSAYGYAHIPSFKKHQRKIDESTLPDSVERHLQSETIAEALVDAGYLRVGIDHFALPDDNLAQARQEGRLRRNFQGYTDDCAEALIGLGASAIGRMQQGFVANAVSTKDYLARITEDRLATAKGYLLTDDDRFRAEIIERIMCDRAVDLFETSRRHGRDPRLAVVDHSRFDSLIADGVVVIDDGRLSVADGAEFLVRSVASAFDAHLPRSRATHSRTV